The genomic interval CGTCGTGTCCGACTCCGTGCGCGTAGGCGGCAACAAACTGGATGAGGCCATCGCCGCATACATCCGCAAGAAATACAATCTCCTCGTCGGCGACGCAACGGCCGAGGAGATCAAGATTCAAATCGGCAGCGCCCTCCCGCTGGACGAGGATTTGGTGATGGAAGTGCGCGGCCGCGATCAGGTTGCCGGACTCCCTCGCACCATCCAGGTAAGTTCGGGCGAGGTAACCGAGGCCATCGCGGAGCCGCTGGCGGCCATCGTCGGCGTGGTCAAGGGCGTGCTGGAGAAGACCCCGCCCGAACTGGCTGCCGACATCATTGACCGAGGCATGGTCATCGTGGGCGGCGGCGCGCTCCTGCGCCAGGTGGACGCCATGCTCACCCAGGCTACGGGCGTGCCCTGCTTCGTCGCCGAGGAGCCGCAGTTGTGCGTGGCGCTGGGCACGGGCAAGGCCTTTGAGAGCGGCCACATCATGCGCCGCTTGACCCTTCAGGCGAAGGCTAGCCCCATCTAGGGGATTCACACCGCAGAGATCACCGAGAACGCGGAGAGTTCAGGGTGAATCTCTGCGCTTTTTGTGTGAAATACTATTCTCACACAAAGGCACGAAGGCACAGAGGGTTTTCCCCGTGTCTTTGTCCTCTGGTATCTCTGTGCCTTTTTGTGTGAAAAATGATGTCTACCTCACCTAACCCCTCCCGCACCAGGGCTGGGGTGGGGATAGGTGAGGTCAAGCAGGGTGGCTTTCCATAGCCCCCGCAGGGGGCGGGTATGGAAACCTGCTCCTACTAGCCCGCGAGCGCAATCGCCACCGCCACGGCCATCACCACCACCTGCGCAACCAACACCGGCCGCATCATCCGCCCCCAGTCGGCCCGGAAATAGTCGCGCGTCAGAATCAGGCAGAGGTGCACTGGCGACAGCATCAGCCCCGTCATCCCGCCGGCGTACATCAGCAGCACATAGGGCAGGTGCAGGCTTCCCGCCACATGCAGAAGGGGCAGCACCACCGGCACGCTGATGCTGAACGCCGCGGTGGTAACGCCCGTCGCCAGGCCCACGATGAACGGAATGGTCGCGATCATCGCCATGGGCGGCACGCCCGCCGCGGCCAGGGTCTCCGACACCTGCTCCACCACGCCGGTCGTGCCCATAACCTGCTTGAAGACCATTGCCCCGACCAGCACCAGGGCGATGTGCCAGTCCAGCCCCCGCCGCAGCACGCCGCGAATCTGCGCCCACGAGAACCGCGCCGCTACCCCCAGGACCACGAGCACCACCGGCAGCGTGATCAGCAAGTCCACGTCCAGCGCCATCGTGGCCACGACCACCAGCAGCACCGGCCAGATGCTGCGCGCCAAAGCCTCCAGGCTGCGGCGGCGGTTGATGTGGGGCACGTCGCTGTCGTTCTTGCGGAAGCGGGCCAGCACGATCCCCCATCCCGCCGCGACGGCCGCCACCGTCAGCGGCCATTGGTTGCGCGTGAACGTGCCCAGGGGGACGGCGAGAAGCGCAGAGCAGAGCACCAGCGCCGGATACAGCGGCATGATGTATTCCCAGATGTGGCGGAACCAGTAGTTGGCGAAGGCTTTCTGGTTGTTATCCACCTGGAAGTGGCGACCCACTTCGGCCACCATGGGGGCCGAGAACATGGCGCCGCCGGGCATGGGCAGCAGGCCGGCAAGCGCGGGCACCATCGCCAGCACCACCCGCGCGTCGCTGATGAGTTCCAGCAGCGACTGCACCATGGATTCCATGTAGCGGGAGGCTTTCAGCGCCTCGGTGAGGGTGAGGATGAGGATGACGATGACCACCAGACGGAGGGTGTCGGCGCTGGTGGCGGCGCTCCACGCGTCCAGCGCCAGGGCCTGGGGCGCGCGCCCCATGAGCAGACCCAGGGCCAGCGCGCCCGCCAGCAACGTTGCGCCTACGTCCGCGCGGCGGTTGAGCGCGATGATGACGGCGGCGAAGACAAGCAGCAGTTTCAGGAGTGCGATCATGGCGTTGTCGGCGATGCTCCTCGTTTGCGGCAGATTGGCCCTTGCGGCCGGACGTGAGTATAGGCCGAAGCCGCCCGCGCGTCAAACCGCCGCCGAGGCGATGGATAGTGTATACATGTCGGTGGACTTTCGTCAGGCCGATGAGCGGCAGCACGAAACGCATAGACCGCAGGGCCGGTTTCCACGCTGGATTCACCGCCGAGCGCGCGGAGACCGCAGAGCCTCACCCTGAAATCTCCGTGTTCTCGGTGATCTCCGCGGTGAGAATCCCTCCTCGCGCGCAGGGCAGTTTCCCATACCTGCCCCGCGGACGAGTTGACATCCCCAGCATGTGCCTTGTATAATGTTTCACGTATTCACCGCGCAGAGGAGGATCGCCGATGATGCGTCCGCGCACAGCGCAGCGCCCGCCGAAGCCGGCGCCCCAAGTCCTGCACCCGCCACGGCCGCTGCCAGGCGGCCCCTATCGTTTCGCGCCCGATCCCCAAATCCTTACATGAGGAGGTCGCCATGCCGAAGTTTCCATCTCACGAATGGGTAGTCGCGCTCTGCGAGGCTCTCAACAACAGCCAGGCCTACGCCGAGGCCGCCAAGAACTGGGAGGGGGATTTCTACTTCATCGTAGAGCCAGGTGGCCCCCTGACCCAGCAGGCCATCCTGTACATGGACCTGTGGCACGGCAAGTGCCGTGAGGCGAAGGGAATCACCGACCCCGCCGAGAAAAACCCCGCGTTCGTCATGAGTGCCAACTACGACACCTGGGTGAAAGTCATCAAGGCCGAGTTGGACCCGATCCAGGGCCTGATGACGCGCAAACTCAAACTCAAGGGCAACATGACGATGATCATGAAGAACGTCAAGGCGGCCCAGGAACTGGTCAAGTGCTGCGCCCTCGTGCCCACCGAGTGGGCCTGATTGCCGCAGCGTCCCCGCGGCGCGCGTGCCCTTGACCTGCGCCCGACATCGGCCAGCCGTAGCCGCAGGAGGCGAACCCAGCGTTCGCCCCCTGCCCGTATCGGCGTTGCTTGGGACCAAAACCGTCCCGTGGAGGTGAGTATGTGGTTTTTCCGCAGCCCGCAAATCATCTTTGGACCTGAATCGCTGGACTACCTGGTTGAGATTCCCGCGCGCCAGGCGCTCATCATCACCGATGCCGCCCTGGTGCAGTTGGGGCTGGTGGACCTGGTAACCCGCAGGTTGGAACAGGCGGGCATCGCCTACACCCTCTTCGCCGAGGTCTCTGCGGAGCCGACGCTGGAACTGGCCCTGCGCGGGGCCGAGGTCGCCCGCCAGGTGAGGCCCGACCTCATCATCGGCCTGGGCGGCGGCTCCGCCATGGACACCGCCAAGACCGTCCGCGTCCTCTACGAGCGGCCCGACCTGCCCGTGGATGGAATCTGCCCCCTGGAGCCGCTGAACCTGAGCAAAGAGGTTCGCCTCGTTACCATCCCCACCACCAGCGGCACCGGCGCCGATGTGGGATGGGGCGTGGTGCTCACCGACGAGGCCAGCCACCGCAAACTCGTCCTCGGCTCGCCCGAGGGCCTGGCCGATTTCGCCATCGTGGACCCCATCTTCACCCTCAACCTGCCGACCGCCATCACGCGGGACACCGGCATGGATGTGCTGGCCCATTCCATAGAATGCTTCGTCGGGGCGTGGCGCAACGATTTCACCGACGGCCTGATGATCAAGTCCACGGAACTCGTGCTGACCTACCTGCCGCGCGCGTGCAAGAACCCCCACGACGAAGAGGCCCGCGAGCACATGCACAACGCCGCCACCATCGCGGGCCTGGGCCTGGGCAACGCCCAAATCGGCATTTGCCACAGCATGGCCCACGCCCTGGGCGGGCTGTTCCACGCGCCCCACGGCCGACTCATCGGCATCTGCCTGCCCTACACCCTGGAGTTCGCCGCCAACGGCATGCCCGACAATCTGGCCGCGTTGGCCCGCTACCTGGGCCTCACGACCGCCTCGGGCAAGGAAGGCGCCGACGCCCTGGTCAACGCCGTGCACCAACTGGTGCGGGAAATCGGCCACCCCCGATCGCTCAAGGAGATCGGCATCGCCGAGGAGGAATTCGCGGCGGGCCTGCCGCTCCTGGTGGACAACGCGTCGCAGGACCCCTGCACCATCACCAGCCCGCGCGTCCCCGAGACCGAGGAGTTCGTCCGCCTGTTCTGGTGCGTGTATCACGGCACGCCCGTAACGTTCTGACCACCCGCAAGGAGGATGCCGGCCATGGGCGGCTACATGGGAAAGATTCTGCGCGTAAACCTGACCACCGGAGACATCCGCGACGAGGACATCAACCCTGACTGGGCGGCGCAGTTCATCGGAGGGGCCGGGCTGGCCGCCTGCTACCTGTGGGAGCACCTCACGCCCGACGTGGATCCCCTGGGGCCCGAGAACCCGCTGGTCTTCATGACCGGCCCCCTTACCGGCACCGCCGCGCCCTCCACGGGCCGATTTGTGGTCTGCGCCCGCTCCCCGCTCACCGGATTGTGGGGCGAGTCCAACTCCGGTGGGTTCTGGGGGCCTGAACTCAAATTCGCGGGCTACGACGGCATCGTCATCACGGGGCGCGCGCCCGAGCCGGCGTACCTGGCCGTGGCCGACGGCAAAGCCACCCTGCGGCCGGCGGCGCACCTGTGGGGGCTGGACGCCTACGAGACGCAGCGCGTCGTGAAAGAGGAGATGGGCGACCGGCGAACGCGCGTGGCCTGTATCGGCGCTGCGGGCGAGTCGCGGGTGAAGTACGCCGCCATCATGAACGATCACGGGCGGGCGGCGGGCCGCACCGGCATGGGCGCGGTCATGGGCGCCAAAAACCTCAAGGCCATCGCCGTCCTGGGCCACGGCAAAGTGCCCGTGGCCGATGCGGACGCCCTACACGCCGCCGTGCAGGACATCGCGGCGTTCATCCAGGAAGACCCCGCCAGCCAGGTGTTCCGGCTCATGGGCACGGCCAACGGCGTCATGCTCCAGGCCGACATCGGCGACATGCCCAGCCGCCACTTCATGGGCGGGGTGTTCCCGAACGCGCTGGACATCAGCGGCCCCACCATGAGCGAGACCATCCTCCAGCGCCGCGCGTCGTGCTTCCGCTGCCCCATCGGCTGCGGGCGTCGGACCGCGCCCACCCGCGACCCCTGGGCCACGCCCGCCGTGGACGGCCCCGAATACGAGACCATCGCCAGTTTCGGGTCGCTGCTGGACTGCGCCGACCTGGAGGCGGTAGCGCGGGCCAACCACCTGTGCAACGTCCACGGCCTGGACACCATCTCCTGCGGCGTTACGCTGGCTCTGGCGTACCAGATGTTTGAATCGGGCGTGCTCACCGAGCGCGACACCGACGGCCTGCGCTTGCAGTGGGGCGACCTGGGGCCGGCCATCGCCCTCATCCCGAGAATCGCGCGCAGGGAGGGGTTTGGAGCGCTTCTGGCCGACGGCGCGCTGGCCCTGGCCCGGCGGTTCGGTGTGGAGGACTGGGCCGTGCACGTGAAGGGGCTGGAGGTGCCCATGCACGACCCCCGCGCCAACATCGGCATGGCCCTGGTGTATGCCACAGGCCCCCGCGGCGCTTCCCACATGGACGCCGACATCTACATGGTGGACCTGGGCCAGGAGCAGGCCGAACTGGGCATCTTCGCAGGCGACCGCTTTGACCAAAGCGCCGACAAGGTGGGCGTCGTCATCCGCATGCAGAACTACCACGCTTTCACCAATTCGCTCATCGCCTGCTCCAACGCCTTCTACGGCTCTCACCGATGGCGGGCGCTGTACACTGCCGTAACGGGCCGCGACCTGTCGCCCGACGACCTGCTGCTCACCGGCGAGCGCGTCTTCAACCTGAAGCGCGCCATCGCCAACCGCCTGGGCGCAACGCGCGACGACGACCGCCTGCCCCCCATCCTGCTCAAGCCGCTGCCCGAAGGCGGCACCGAGGGCCACGTCCCCGACATGGACACCCTCCTGCCCGAATTCTACCGCCAGCGGGGGTGGGATTGGCAGACTGGCAAGCCGCTTTTTGACAAATTGGTCAACCTGGGGCTAAATGGGCCGGCCAACGAACTCTGGAGGTAGATCGTGAAACTTTCCGTGCTGATTCCGGCCTACAACGAGGCCCCCACCGTAGAGGCGCTTATCCGCCGCGTGGCCGCCGTGGACGTGGACAAGGAAATCATCGTGGTGAACGACGGTTCCACCGACGGGACGGGCGAGATTTTGGACCGCCTAGACATTCCCGGCCTGCGCGTCATCCACCATCCCAAGAATCAGGGCAAGGGCGCGGCCATCCGCACCGCCATCGCCGCCGCCCAAGGCGATGCCATCATCATCCAGGACGCCGACCTGGAGTACGACCCCGATGACTACCACAAACTGGTGGACAAGATGGTGGCCGAAAACGCCAAGGTGGTCTATGGCGTGCGATCCCTCAAGGGCCAGAAGCCCTTCATCCGCCTGGGCAACCAGTTCCTGACATGGGTCACCAACCTCATCTACGGCTCGCGCATCCACGACATGGAGACGTGCTACAAACTGGTGGATCGGCACCTGATGCAGAGTTTCCGCATCAGGTGCAATCGGTTTGACCTGGAGGCGGAGGTAACGGCGAAGATTCTCAAGCGCGGCCACCATATCTACGAGGTGCCGATTTCGTACACGCCGCGTCAGGAGAAGAAACTCTCGCCCTGGCGCGACGGCCTGCCCGCTCTGTGGGCGCTCATCAAGTTTCGCTTCACCGAGTAGCCGCGAAGGCAGAAAGGAACCCGCCCTGACCGGCGGGTTTCTTTTCGTCTATGGGCAGCCTAATCTTGCTCTTCGGGTTCGGACTTCTTCCGTCCCGTCAGGTCTATCATCTCCGTTTCCAGATACGGGCGGCGCACGTCGTCCACACCTTCCAGGCGGGCCACAATGTCGCGCACGCGCAACGACATGTCGTGCACGAGTTGGAGCGCGCGCCGGCCTTCCTCCGACAGGCCCGTCTCCTGCTCCATCAGCCACTCCGCATTGCCCAGGATAGCCGTCATGGGGTTGTTGATCTCGTGCTTGACGGCCAGCCCCAACTGGCCGATGGCCGCCAGGCGCTCCGCGCGGACGACCCGGGCCTGCGCGCGCACGAGAGCCAGGTTGC from Chloroflexota bacterium carries:
- a CDS encoding rod shape-determining protein, with product MLEKQIGVDLGTVNIRVFVRGKGVVLHEPSIVAISVLENKIVAVGNEARTMLGRTPESIEVARPLKDGVIAEFDVTESMLRYFIEKVCGRFRLFRPEVMISVPVGVTSVESRAVRDAALQAGGKQAYLIPEPLAAALGAGLPTGTPTGNMVVDIGGGTTEAAVISMNDIVVSDSVRVGGNKLDEAIAAYIRKKYNLLVGDATAEEIKIQIGSALPLDEDLVMEVRGRDQVAGLPRTIQVSSGEVTEAIAEPLAAIVGVVKGVLEKTPPELAADIIDRGMVIVGGGALLRQVDAMLTQATGVPCFVAEEPQLCVALGTGKAFESGHIMRRLTLQAKASPI
- a CDS encoding glycosyltransferase family 2 protein; the encoded protein is MKLSVLIPAYNEAPTVEALIRRVAAVDVDKEIIVVNDGSTDGTGEILDRLDIPGLRVIHHPKNQGKGAAIRTAIAAAQGDAIIIQDADLEYDPDDYHKLVDKMVAENAKVVYGVRSLKGQKPFIRLGNQFLTWVTNLIYGSRIHDMETCYKLVDRHLMQSFRIRCNRFDLEAEVTAKILKRGHHIYEVPISYTPRQEKKLSPWRDGLPALWALIKFRFTE
- a CDS encoding aldehyde ferredoxin oxidoreductase family protein → MGGYMGKILRVNLTTGDIRDEDINPDWAAQFIGGAGLAACYLWEHLTPDVDPLGPENPLVFMTGPLTGTAAPSTGRFVVCARSPLTGLWGESNSGGFWGPELKFAGYDGIVITGRAPEPAYLAVADGKATLRPAAHLWGLDAYETQRVVKEEMGDRRTRVACIGAAGESRVKYAAIMNDHGRAAGRTGMGAVMGAKNLKAIAVLGHGKVPVADADALHAAVQDIAAFIQEDPASQVFRLMGTANGVMLQADIGDMPSRHFMGGVFPNALDISGPTMSETILQRRASCFRCPIGCGRRTAPTRDPWATPAVDGPEYETIASFGSLLDCADLEAVARANHLCNVHGLDTISCGVTLALAYQMFESGVLTERDTDGLRLQWGDLGPAIALIPRIARREGFGALLADGALALARRFGVEDWAVHVKGLEVPMHDPRANIGMALVYATGPRGASHMDADIYMVDLGQEQAELGIFAGDRFDQSADKVGVVIRMQNYHAFTNSLIACSNAFYGSHRWRALYTAVTGRDLSPDDLLLTGERVFNLKRAIANRLGATRDDDRLPPILLKPLPEGGTEGHVPDMDTLLPEFYRQRGWDWQTGKPLFDKLVNLGLNGPANELWR
- a CDS encoding DUF401 family protein — protein: MIALLKLLLVFAAVIIALNRRADVGATLLAGALALGLLMGRAPQALALDAWSAATSADTLRLVVIVILILTLTEALKASRYMESMVQSLLELISDARVVLAMVPALAGLLPMPGGAMFSAPMVAEVGRHFQVDNNQKAFANYWFRHIWEYIMPLYPALVLCSALLAVPLGTFTRNQWPLTVAAVAAGWGIVLARFRKNDSDVPHINRRRSLEALARSIWPVLLVVVATMALDVDLLITLPVVLVVLGVAARFSWAQIRGVLRRGLDWHIALVLVGAMVFKQVMGTTGVVEQVSETLAAAGVPPMAMIATIPFIVGLATGVTTAAFSISVPVVLPLLHVAGSLHLPYVLLMYAGGMTGLMLSPVHLCLILTRDYFRADWGRMMRPVLVAQVVVMAVAVAIALAG
- a CDS encoding SCP2 sterol-binding domain-containing protein, yielding MPKFPSHEWVVALCEALNNSQAYAEAAKNWEGDFYFIVEPGGPLTQQAILYMDLWHGKCREAKGITDPAEKNPAFVMSANYDTWVKVIKAELDPIQGLMTRKLKLKGNMTMIMKNVKAAQELVKCCALVPTEWA
- a CDS encoding iron-containing alcohol dehydrogenase is translated as MWFFRSPQIIFGPESLDYLVEIPARQALIITDAALVQLGLVDLVTRRLEQAGIAYTLFAEVSAEPTLELALRGAEVARQVRPDLIIGLGGGSAMDTAKTVRVLYERPDLPVDGICPLEPLNLSKEVRLVTIPTTSGTGADVGWGVVLTDEASHRKLVLGSPEGLADFAIVDPIFTLNLPTAITRDTGMDVLAHSIECFVGAWRNDFTDGLMIKSTELVLTYLPRACKNPHDEEAREHMHNAATIAGLGLGNAQIGICHSMAHALGGLFHAPHGRLIGICLPYTLEFAANGMPDNLAALARYLGLTTASGKEGADALVNAVHQLVREIGHPRSLKEIGIAEEEFAAGLPLLVDNASQDPCTITSPRVPETEEFVRLFWCVYHGTPVTF